The following is a genomic window from Colletotrichum lupini chromosome 5, complete sequence.
AGCAGATTGATGCCCTTCTGACCCAAGAGCGCAAGGATGTTCTGGCCAATGTTGCTGGTGCCCGTATGACTGACAAGGCGTAAGTCACACCCCCGCGCAACCTTCCACAAACACCAGTCACCCTAACATTATCTAGATGCATTCCCGCTGCTGTCATTGCTCGTGGCCAAGGTGATCTGAGCAAGGTTCCTGCCGGCGTCTTTGATGGCTGCCAGCCTAGTGATGGTGGCCTCGAGACGTTCAAGGTCGAGAAGAGCAACTGTGATACTGAGAAGTGGGTTGCCTTTGACCTCGTTGGTGCCTACGGCCTCCACACCGCCATGTTCTCCATCGACAACCACTCCATGTGGGTGTACGCTATGGACGGTGCCTATGTCACTCCCCAAGAAGTGGAGGCTATTCCCGTCGCCAACGGTGACCGATACTCCGTCCTCGTCAAGTACAAACAGCAGGGCGACTTCACCATCCGCGCTGCCTCGGTCATTGCTACCCAGATGCTTAGCGGTACCGCCCTCCTCCAGTGGCGTGAGAAGGGCCAGCCCGAGCCCACCATTGTTGCCTCTACTCCCTGGGTCGCCGACAACGGCAAGCCGACTTCCAAGGATGTCCGTGTCTTCCGCCAGGCTCTCGCCAAGCCATTCCCTCCCATCGCCATCCCCCAGACCGCCAGCGTCCTGCACAAGTTCGAGATGCGCAGCGAGGGCGGCTCCTACTTCTGGGCCCTGAACGACAACTTCCTCCTCCCCGCTGACTACGAGAATGACTCCCCCGTCCTCTTCGGCGTCCTTGCCGCCGAGAACGACCCCACCGTCGTCTCCACCAAGAACGGCACCTGGGTCGACATGGTCTTCCAGGCCACGGCCCCGCCCCAGCCCCCTCACCCGATTCACAAGCACGGCAACAAGATGTTCCTTCTCGGCTCCGGTACCGGTAACTTCACCTGGAACACCATCGAGGAGGCCGTCGCCGCCAATGGTACCCTCTGGAACCTGGTCGACCCTCCTCGCAGGGACGCCTTTGCGACGCCCAATGCCATCAGCCAGCCTACGTGGATGGCTGTTCGGTACCTCGTCGACAACCCGGGCCCCTGGTTGCTCCACTGCCACATTCAGAACCACATGATGGGCGGTATGTCTGTCATCATCCAGGACGGCATCGATGCCTGGCCCGTTACACCGCAGGAGTACGTCAATTACAACTAAAGGACATGGTCACAAAAGTCTAGTCATAAGAGTATACCACAAAACGAGTTCCCTGGGGGTCAGTAATGGTGTAATGGGAAATCTAGAAGGGGGGTTCATGGCGCGGGGCGGCATTTGATTTGCATGGACGGCTTGTTTTGCTACTCTTTCTTTGCGCGGAGCATTTTTGGACAAAATCTCTTATCCTTCCGGACTGTCATATATTCACCACAGATGCAGTAATCATTGAATTGATAATGAAAATTTACACCGTTTTTTCCTCTTACAATTGGCCTGGTGATTCATGATTAGAGACGCTTGCCCACATGGTGTAGCGTGGCCTGAGTGCTGCGTATCAATCATTCCTGTACTGGAGTCTGTTCAACAGAAACCCACGAAAGCCGTCACGACATCATATGCTTATGTCTTGGTCCAAGTCGCAGCTAACGTATCGCGGCGTCATCCAGGTAGAGTGCTCTGCTTCACCGTTTGTTTTGTCCTGCTCGACGTGACGCCGTGTCACTGCGGCAGTACCACCCTAGTACATCTTCCTCTCACCAAAAAACATGCCGCCTTTCCGAGCGCTTGAATAAGGTAGAGCGAGGGGGGCGAACAAGGCTACACGGCACGCCTCGTCGCACAGCAGCTGTAGGTCGATCAGCGTGTTAAGATATGCTCTAACTCGTACGTGCGTtcatgtactccgtacatatTATGCAGAGTGCATGTAGCGCCTTTGAGGAGTGCCAATCTCACTCATTGCGGGCAAAAAAGAGATTTCGCCTCCTTGCCGCTTCTTCCTTCTGCTTCTCGGGTACATGTCTCCTATTCTTCGCTCGGTGATGAATTCCGTTGCGCCGCGTCCGGGGACATTAGCATGTCTCGGCTTTACACTTAGCGGATCTGACATGTCTCTCGTTTAGACGAGGGTTCAAATTGGGCTCAACATGACAGCACCACAGGTTTTCGACGTTAGGGGCACTTGCAACGGAACCTTTTGTCTAATTTTCTTCTTTGGGTGGTCGAATGGTTCACCGGGCTGGCAGCCATGGCGCTTTTTGGGGGGCTTCTGGGCTGATAAGAGACATCGCCGTGCGAACGAGGAATCAGGGGCAAACGGGAGAGAAAAGAAAGTGTGGGGGTGGCTGTCTAAGACAGTCAGGATGGACGAGTGACAGGTTGAGTTCTGTGAGATGGAGGTGCATGAGATGCTATGCACTCTGCAGTCTGCACAGCCTCCACTTGGCTATCGTTTGCGTGCTTCGAATCACGTATTGCTCTCTTCCGGTACAAGAGACAAGAATGCGCCTCCAGATCGGGTACATGTACATCTTGGGGATGAGGGGGGACGTCTTTTGTGCGATGGCGCCGGGGATAAAACAACGGCAGCGCTTATTGGCGCAGAGCCGTTCGTTGGCGTTCGTATTCGAGAGTTAGAGCCTCACAGGTGCTTGGTGCCGAGCCGGCGGCTGTCTTTGGCTGTGTCTGGCCACTGGCCAGGAGATAGCCTCTGCCCCTTGGCGTTGGAGCGACCGTAGGCCGTTTTGCTTTCTTGCGAGGTGTTTACATTGGCGACGGGGATTCACCTTAGCTCCATGTGGTGTTGTGTACAAGACGCGGTATCATGTGATACCTTATCTGGTTGACGCTCGCGACTATCGCTGCTGCTGAGGTGACCTCGGCAGAGGGTGGTTCATTGTTGATGAGGCCAGCCGGCTATCTAGGTAGTTTGGAGATGTAGTAGTCTCCGATTAGATTAGGCTTGTTTCGTTACCTCGCGAAGAATTGATGTTGCCTTTTCAACGTCTTTTATTGTTGATTGGCAGCTTGAGTTGGTAAAAGAGATGGCCTGGCCGAACCATATCAATCTGCCGATAGATGTTGGTGGCTCATCTACTAGTAGCAACGGGCACATCTTCGATCCCCTTGGGAGCTTGTATGGTGATGCTATAACAACGTGGTGTTTGCGATCAACCCCGCCTACGTCCCATCATTTCGTGTCGTACAAGGCATTAAGGTACTAATGTAGGTTGCAGGCTACTGCATCCCGCTCCGGCAGACCCCTTCTACCGAGCTGCCCGGTCCGAGTGGATCCGTGAACCGGGCAACATGCCGAGAGTGGGGTCAATCTCGCCGGAATCCGGCGGCAGAGAGTATTTTACTTCGGAGAAAGATATGTCTAATGCCTGTCGACTAACGTAACAGGGCTCTGGAAGCTTCTATCGAGTTAAAGAGCTATGGTAGGTGGTATTGCGAGCATAGTTCTTCGTACACGACGCACGCTTGCTGGCTCAGCACGCCGCGCGCTTTCCGCAGCCCTCGGAAACCGATTTCCGTAGTCAATGATCGGAGCCGACGTTGGCATTACCTACTTGAAAGTCAATACGAGTTTTACAGCCATGTAAAATAGACAATAATTTTTCCGGAGGTGATGCGTTACCATGGAACTTGAGTTGAGCACAGATCACGTCATCCAAGCTTGCTTCGCCATGTATGAAACCTACCAACAGAAGGTTAAGAAGGGTGTTGTACTCCTTTTCTGCCTTGACTAACCACATGCTGCTCGTTGTGGGTCGCCAAGGTCGGGATATTTTCTCTCAAAGTGGCTAGTAAGGACTTTACAAATGCAAGGTTGCTCAATACGGTATTCTGCAGACAAGAGCTATCAGAAGTCTTAGATGCCTGGGTGTACTGGGGCCCGGGCTGCGTCTACAGTTATGATCGTCCCTATATTCTGTAAACAAAGTTGCTATGAAATGGCTTGAGTCTCTCAAACCTGAGAAATCTTAAAGCGGGACTGATTCAAAGGCTGGCAGGGAAATTGGCATGTCACGTAGTATCCGTAGTGTAGATCTATGTTAAATCTGTAGAGGTTGCTGGGCATGAAGATGATGAAGAGCTTAACAGAAATTAGCTCCCGTCGGATGCTCTTTGGATCCGTAGGGCTGAAAAAGCATTCTGCTTGTCTCCATTCGGACCGCGCGCGCGCACGAGTCAACTCGCACTGCCGTGCCGGGGCATACCATGGATGCGGGGCCTCTTCGGTCCCAGCCGTAGCATCGCGAAGAAATGAGATGACATGCGCTGACGTGCTGCGGTTTTTGTATCCGTAAAGTCCTCTGCATTTGTAAGTGTTGAAAGGTAGATTGGTAGACGGAGAGGTGAGGATATAAGCTTCACAATGTCCCGAGTTAGACAGGAAGAGCTCTAGATACCATCTCCAACAACTGACTTTCGTTGACAATACTACAAAACCCTCATTACCATGTCCGGACTTCTCACCCTCgttctgcctttgctggctTTGCCAGCCATCCAAGCTTGCCCGACAAAGTATCATAATGCTACCACGGCTTGCGCTCAGGTGACCGGGAATCAGACCGTCAACTCATTCCAGCTGTACCCCGAGAACGCAGACTTCGACACCAAGCGCTGTGTGGCCTACTTCAGGTAAGGTTCCCTCAGTCCATACCGAGAGACGCTCACCGCGACGGAAAAGTGCTATAAGCTAACCCTGTTAGTGTCCTCTACAATGCCAGTGTCGCTGCCTGGAACCCTACCACGTCCGAAATCCAAACCATCGAGATCCCAGGCCTGAGCTTCAACCCCGAACTTCACTCCAGCGGCGTCCGCGTCGATCCCCTCGACCGCCTCTCTATCATCATCGATGCCGGCTCCGCCTTCGACACTGGCGGCCAGAACATCACGGGCGACAACATCCTCGTCAAGTACGATCTCACCAAAAAGGAGGTGCTGTGGCAGCGCAACCTGACCGAGGTCACCGGCGGCGTGTACGGCGGCTTCCAAGACACTGCTCACGGCCCCGACGGCACCACGTACGCCCTCGGCACGTTCCCCAGCAGCATCATCCGCATCAGCCCCGACGGCTCCAAGGCCGTTGCGTGGTACCTCAAGACGCCCGCCAATCATTCCATCCACGGACTCTCCGGGCTCGTGTCCTCCCCCGACGGGAAGGCGCTCCTCGTCGCCGATAGCTCGGACGGTCAGCTCTACCGGTTCGACACCGCCAATGCCACGGGCTCGACGCCGGTCCGGGTCCCTCTTACTTCGGCGGACACCATCGGCGCAGCGCTCGACGGCGTTTCGATCCCCTCCCGCTACAACGGAACCGTCATCCTCGTCTCCGATAACGAAAAGGGAACGGTGGTACTGCACTCGGCCGATGCTAAGTGGGAGTCCGCTGCTGTCATAGGAACCGTGCCCAACGCGTACCTGGCTGATGGAGGCTCGACAGTGACGACTGTGCAGATCGGTGGCAGCGTCTACTCTGTAACGGAATACTTTGGTGACGCCAAGGTCGCGGGAACGCTGGCCGGCAACCGAACTGAGTGGCCGTTGGTTGATATCACCGCCAACATCAACGGGTTCCTTGCTGGCCAGTAAGGGCTGGGCGAAAGGAAGCTGGGAACTAGCTGTCATTACCAAATAGAAGCTGCAGCTGCAGTGATTACGATAGATTCATAGACCTTAAAGATGTTGGAAGCGACGTCGTCACCTGTCACGCAAACTCCTCCATTTTTCTACATGTTAACTGAAACTTTGACACAATCCTGGCACACTTAGGTATAGTCAGAATGCCAGTCCCAGTCGGTCTAGAGCTTGAATACGCACCAGAAGCTTCATGCCTTTGACAGGCGTGGACCGCTCTAGCGGTTGGGAGTGGTGGCTGTAAAACCATTCCGGAAGTGAAAGTCAACGTGCATACAACTGCTGACCCAGGAGATTGGTTTGACAGCCCACAACTAGATTTTATCTCTCCACTAATATTCTGCTGGCAATCCTTCAATCCTCAATCACATTGCTGACCACCACTCTAGGGATTGGCAGGCACCAGTATTCGTGCTTACACAGACAGGGATGGCTGCGGTGGTATACGCTAGCTTGACGCCCGTCAGCACTTAACGATAATACAAAGGAGTAGTGCAATCAGGGGGGAATTCCAGCACAAGTACAGTGGGATGTCAAAAGTTCGTATACACCCCACTATTATCCCCAATTACCCAACCTCCTACATTTTTACTACTATACTTTGACTAGCCGCAGaactattaattttttaatttatatagcgaaagtatatataaaaaaaagccctaagttcgctatttagtattatatatattaactacgtatataaattattattataagtcggcGCAGTAGGGAGTTAATTAAACTCTAAatcttctttaataatatagcctcttatactacccttaattactatttaaactcttttatatttaacttattcttccttaaaataaatattttcaAGTATAGTTTACGTAagttaaactttattatatactagtaatacttaattaggttaaggtttagtaaatataggggctatttaaagtaggaAATCCTATAGGCTATAAGCTACTCTATtatccgctttataatataaatagaggtattatcttatataaaataacgtatatcgtttatatatagtaaataccctttttctaagtaatctatatagctatttatattatacccttattattaaaagcggttattataaataaagaagacTAAT
Proteins encoded in this region:
- a CDS encoding multicopper oxidase, with protein sequence MSVLRYILPTLALALGAIADAKSFTLDLTWETASPDGFERKMILVNKQFTGPRIEITEGDDVTIKVNNNLPYATTVHYHGIEQLNTPWSDGVPGLTQKPIQPGKSFEYKWKATQYGAYWYHAHYEGLIEDGLYGAITIHPAASHQKPFSQISSDGAAIHAMEQAEKKVVPLLLADHRHMISEEVHDLSKAADIQFSCYDSFLFNGKGSVICRTPEQIDALLTQERKDVLANVAVTPPRNLPQTPVTLTLSRCIPAAVIARGQGDLSKVPAGVFDGCQPSDGGLETFKVEKSNCDTEKWVAFDLVGAYGLHTAMFSIDNHSMWVYAMDGAYVTPQEVEAIPVANGDRYSVLVKYKQQGDFTIRAASVIATQMLSGTALLQWREKGQPEPTIVASTPWVADNGKPTSKDVRVFRQALAKPFPPIAIPQTASVLHKFEMRSEGGSYFWALNDNFLLPADYENDSPVLFGVLAAENDPTVVSTKNGTWVDMVFQATAPPQPPHPIHKHGNKMFLLGSGTGNFTWNTIEEAVAANGTLWNLVDPPRRDAFATPNAISQPTWMAVRYLVDNPGPWLLHCHIQNHMMGGMSVIIQDGIDAWPVTPQEYVNYN